In Bdellovibrio sp. GT3, one genomic interval encodes:
- a CDS encoding ABC transporter ATP-binding protein has protein sequence MNQVPAVEFRGVSKIFGDCVANADISFKVTAGTIHGIVGENGAGKSTAMKILFGLYTPTDGEFLVHGTTQHFHSSIDAMKAKIGMVHQHFMLAEPLTALDNILLQQDGGPFSLLPRVEQLKKLNDVAARYGFDVDLNATVEELSVGAQQRVEILKILSQDSEILILDEPTAVLTPQEVQDFFKNLRQLKAEGKTILIITHKLKEVMAITDEVTVFRAGKVIGSRKTAETSIADLAEMMVGRRLQNPVERGTSIDPKPVIEIKNLSAQLGNHKVENMNLTVHTREVVGIAGVEGNGQDIMIRALLDHHAFSKKHISGQVQVHGKVGSFPEDRLRFGVLPTRPAFENYLLGQQRTAKFAHGVFLKMKDIIQATRLAMEQYDVRPRNENLEFSRFSGGNQQKLVVARALLQQPQAVIAAQPTRGVDIGAIEFIHNEIRAARDAGAGVLLISSELDELMALSDRILVLYKGRLIAEFPRNEFDEIKIGAAMGGGH, from the coding sequence ATGAATCAAGTCCCTGCTGTTGAATTTCGAGGTGTCTCTAAAATATTCGGCGACTGTGTCGCCAATGCAGATATCTCCTTCAAAGTAACAGCAGGCACGATCCACGGGATCGTGGGCGAAAACGGCGCCGGCAAATCCACTGCCATGAAAATCCTTTTTGGTCTTTACACTCCCACTGATGGGGAGTTTCTGGTTCATGGCACCACCCAACACTTCCACTCCTCCATTGATGCCATGAAAGCCAAGATCGGAATGGTTCACCAGCACTTCATGCTGGCGGAACCACTGACGGCTTTGGACAATATTTTACTGCAACAAGATGGCGGGCCGTTTTCATTGCTTCCGCGTGTGGAACAATTAAAGAAACTCAATGACGTTGCTGCCCGTTATGGCTTTGACGTTGATTTGAATGCTACAGTCGAGGAACTTTCCGTAGGCGCCCAACAGCGCGTGGAAATTCTAAAAATTCTTTCGCAGGATTCAGAAATTCTGATTCTGGATGAACCAACAGCAGTTTTGACTCCGCAAGAGGTGCAGGATTTCTTCAAGAATCTGCGCCAGCTAAAGGCTGAGGGCAAAACTATTCTTATTATCACACACAAACTTAAGGAAGTGATGGCCATTACTGATGAAGTGACGGTCTTTCGCGCTGGTAAAGTCATTGGCAGCCGTAAAACAGCTGAAACCTCCATCGCTGATCTTGCGGAAATGATGGTAGGCCGCCGACTGCAAAATCCGGTTGAGCGCGGCACTTCGATTGATCCCAAGCCGGTCATTGAAATAAAAAATCTATCCGCCCAATTGGGCAATCATAAAGTGGAGAACATGAATCTGACGGTTCATACTCGCGAAGTGGTTGGCATTGCCGGCGTTGAAGGCAATGGACAAGATATCATGATTCGCGCTTTGTTGGATCATCATGCCTTTTCAAAAAAACACATTTCGGGTCAGGTTCAAGTCCACGGCAAGGTTGGATCTTTCCCGGAGGATCGCCTCCGTTTTGGAGTTTTGCCGACCAGACCTGCCTTTGAAAACTATCTTTTGGGTCAACAGCGAACCGCCAAATTCGCCCATGGTGTCTTTTTAAAAATGAAGGACATCATTCAAGCCACTCGTTTGGCTATGGAGCAATATGATGTTCGTCCCCGCAACGAGAATCTGGAATTTTCCCGTTTCTCTGGTGGAAACCAACAAAAGCTGGTTGTGGCCCGCGCGCTCCTGCAGCAACCACAAGCCGTCATTGCCGCACAACCCACGCGGGGCGTGGATATTGGTGCAATTGAATTTATTCATAATGAAATCCGTGCGGCACGTGATGCCGGTGCGGGCGTCCTTCTGATTTCTTCCGAGTTGGATGAATTAATGGCTCTTTCTGATCGTATTTTAGTTTTATACAAAGGTCGCCTGATTGCGGAATTCCCGCGCAATGAATTTGATGAAATCAAAATCGGAGCTGCAATGGGAGGTGGGCATTGA
- a CDS encoding LysR family transcriptional regulator produces MMQQIYYEMSILAKAVNFKNLSAAALHVGLSQPQLSRIIAKIEDELKIVLLDRSAKRKSGWTAVAFQLSEIFEKSIRRLETEMQGISNNQMVGELHIGTLEGLSDFAMNTCRQCFEQVGVKKITLDIFDLNELEANFLSGNLDVIFTSKSPGRQKFKYLNELGFQKLELIESNDSYAVLSSFEYGRANKKELERFGHIFVSNSLSVRRSWLNDNGGTGHLPTEAKRGKAKDAEPVLMIGSELLNPVLWENITEAISE; encoded by the coding sequence ATGATGCAGCAAATTTATTATGAAATGAGTATTCTGGCCAAAGCAGTAAACTTTAAAAATCTTTCAGCTGCTGCTTTGCACGTGGGCCTAAGCCAGCCCCAGCTTTCACGCATCATCGCCAAAATCGAAGATGAACTGAAGATCGTCCTGTTGGACCGTTCTGCGAAACGCAAATCCGGCTGGACAGCTGTGGCCTTTCAACTGTCAGAGATCTTTGAGAAATCCATCCGCAGACTTGAAACCGAAATGCAAGGGATCAGCAACAACCAAATGGTTGGTGAACTTCATATTGGCACCTTGGAAGGCCTTTCTGATTTTGCCATGAATACCTGCCGCCAGTGTTTTGAACAAGTGGGAGTTAAAAAGATCACTCTGGATATTTTTGATCTCAACGAATTGGAGGCCAACTTTCTATCCGGAAATCTGGATGTAATTTTCACCTCCAAGTCACCGGGACGCCAGAAGTTCAAATACCTCAACGAATTGGGCTTCCAAAAACTGGAGTTGATTGAATCAAATGATTCCTATGCGGTTCTATCCAGCTTCGAGTACGGTCGCGCCAACAAAAAAGAGCTGGAGCGTTTTGGTCATATTTTCGTATCAAATTCCCTGTCCGTGCGTCGCTCCTGGTTGAATGACAATGGGGGAACCGGCCATCTGCCAACGGAAGCCAAACGGGGTAAAGCCAAAGATGCTGAACCTGTCCTGATGATTGGTTCGGAGCTGCTGAATCCTGTTCTTTGGGAAAATATCACCGAAGCCATCTCGGAATAA
- a CDS encoding ABC transporter permease — METFFMIFALLLATLRLATPLIFASMGGMMSERSGVVNVALESFMLIGAFTGSVVATSSSSAWLGWGAAMIAGLIIGALYALFVIELKADQIVTGMAFNLLVMGVIPFATKILFNSTGSTPPLPVDDRFNYEPLVMAFLLVAALAFWLKKTRSGLWLLFAGENPDALMAAGVSVRKVRWAAVALSGAFAAWGGASLSLFLASAYSPMMSGGRGFMALAALIFGKWKPLPAFFACLLFAFADAIQIRLQGVHVGGVAIPVQFIQILPYIVTIVALAGFMGASRSPKALGREL, encoded by the coding sequence ATGGAAACATTTTTCATGATCTTTGCCCTGCTGTTGGCCACTCTTCGTCTGGCGACACCACTGATCTTTGCCTCTATGGGTGGCATGATGAGCGAACGCTCCGGAGTTGTGAACGTTGCGCTTGAAAGTTTCATGTTGATCGGCGCCTTTACGGGGTCCGTCGTTGCTACCTCCAGTTCTTCTGCTTGGTTGGGCTGGGGAGCCGCCATGATTGCCGGTCTGATTATCGGCGCACTCTATGCCTTGTTCGTGATTGAATTGAAAGCCGATCAAATCGTTACAGGTATGGCCTTCAATCTTTTGGTGATGGGTGTGATTCCATTTGCCACTAAAATCCTTTTTAATTCCACCGGATCCACGCCTCCGCTTCCGGTTGATGACCGCTTCAATTATGAGCCTTTGGTGATGGCCTTCCTTCTGGTTGCGGCACTTGCATTCTGGCTTAAGAAAACGCGCTCAGGCCTGTGGTTGCTTTTTGCCGGTGAAAATCCGGATGCATTGATGGCCGCCGGGGTCAGCGTGCGCAAAGTTCGTTGGGCTGCGGTTGCGTTAAGCGGCGCCTTTGCTGCTTGGGGTGGCGCGAGTCTGTCTTTATTCCTGGCATCGGCCTACTCTCCGATGATGTCTGGTGGTCGCGGATTTATGGCTCTGGCGGCGTTGATTTTCGGTAAATGGAAACCATTGCCGGCCTTCTTTGCGTGCTTGTTGTTTGCCTTCGCTGATGCCATTCAAATTCGCCTGCAGGGCGTTCATGTTGGTGGAGTTGCCATCCCCGTTCAGTTCATTCAAATTTTACCATATATCGTTACTATCGTTGCGCTTGCGGGATTTATGGGAGCCAGTCGCTCTCCGAAGGCCCTGGGCCGCGAACTTTAA
- the rnr gene encoding ribonuclease R → MSTQKKKILTGTIKRHPDGFGFFIPEDKEHPDVYIPRNSMEGVMTNDKVTVEVYPEKGGERFRGEVIRVVQRGTKTFVGRFYRLNDRLGILRDEGKGWGQDLKIKIEDSMNAKDKELVAAEVISYPEDGKSFTGKVTSVIGNALDPLTDIKRVILSSGIPQDFSAETLEQAKHYKEVPDEKDYKGRKDLREMSLITIDGATAKDFDDAVYVETNPEGFLLYVAIADVSHYVQVGSPIDRDAYERGTSVYFPNFVVPMLPEVLSNGLCSLNPHVPRLCMVAEMQFDFTGEMTRSDFYEAVMESKARVTYGEAQEVIDGNGAEKFDHVKDGILRLADLAKILMAKRFKEGSLDLEIPETELVIDGAGVPIDIQRSERLFAHRLIEEMMLAANVAVAKFLHGKTVPALYRIHEPPNEMAIRTLEKYMATFGGKTKLGQGKLQKRLTKALEEFENRPEAQILNILTLRSMSQAKYSPNNVGHFGLGFEYYAHFTSPIRRYPDLIIHRLLKTQVVKSNQYRLISEDDLASAGTILSAAEQRSTKAERQVQSIKKARFMEKFLGQEFDGMISSVAKFGIFVLLREYDIDGLVRLDDLGHDKWEFDEENLRLTARRSGMSFNIGDSIRIQVAAADPELGQINFVKAGMEINDEMDEDIDDETGDKKSPAARSAEKYLNRLRKKEEPKEWQGEERRRGNDRRSNDRRSSPNEKSYSLKEDRQGRKDQKSRRHEERGPKPAQREERNPNQKSRFFGDKRSEQKGQEEKVQKAQKAFQFRPEGEERSKGPDENLLRMILGPSEFRKTQGQDSEDKPKLSKKLQFAEQSKIRDNDEYSEKNSDSLKDRKPNRKDAKKRGETSNDRGGVRKTRVSQGRGKGKTR, encoded by the coding sequence TTGAGCACGCAAAAAAAGAAAATCCTCACCGGCACAATTAAAAGACATCCAGATGGCTTCGGATTCTTCATCCCAGAAGACAAAGAACATCCTGACGTCTACATCCCTCGTAATTCCATGGAAGGCGTAATGACCAATGACAAAGTCACGGTCGAAGTCTATCCAGAAAAAGGTGGCGAACGCTTTCGTGGAGAAGTCATTCGCGTCGTTCAACGTGGCACAAAAACCTTTGTCGGCAGATTCTATCGCCTGAATGACCGATTGGGAATTTTGCGCGATGAGGGCAAAGGCTGGGGCCAGGATTTAAAAATCAAAATCGAAGATTCAATGAATGCGAAGGACAAGGAACTTGTCGCCGCAGAAGTCATCAGTTACCCAGAGGATGGAAAGTCGTTCACAGGAAAAGTTACTTCTGTCATCGGCAACGCTTTGGATCCTTTGACTGACATTAAACGCGTTATCCTGTCCTCGGGAATCCCCCAGGATTTTTCCGCAGAAACCCTTGAACAGGCCAAGCACTACAAAGAAGTCCCTGACGAGAAAGACTACAAAGGCCGCAAAGACCTTCGTGAGATGTCTCTGATCACAATCGACGGAGCCACCGCGAAGGATTTCGATGACGCCGTCTATGTGGAGACCAACCCAGAGGGATTCCTTCTTTATGTCGCTATCGCGGACGTCAGTCACTACGTTCAAGTCGGCTCCCCGATTGACCGTGATGCTTACGAGCGTGGAACTTCTGTTTACTTCCCTAATTTCGTTGTTCCAATGCTTCCGGAAGTTCTTAGTAATGGACTGTGCTCCTTAAATCCTCATGTGCCACGCTTGTGTATGGTGGCCGAAATGCAGTTCGACTTTACCGGAGAGATGACTCGCTCTGATTTCTATGAAGCTGTCATGGAATCAAAAGCCCGCGTAACGTATGGCGAAGCCCAGGAAGTTATCGACGGCAATGGTGCAGAAAAGTTCGATCACGTAAAAGATGGAATTCTGCGCTTGGCTGACCTCGCAAAAATTCTTATGGCAAAACGCTTTAAAGAAGGTTCCTTGGATCTGGAAATTCCAGAGACGGAACTTGTGATTGACGGCGCCGGTGTGCCCATCGATATCCAAAGATCTGAACGCCTTTTCGCCCACAGACTTATCGAAGAAATGATGTTGGCGGCAAACGTGGCCGTGGCAAAATTCCTGCACGGTAAAACTGTTCCTGCTCTTTATCGTATCCATGAACCACCGAATGAAATGGCGATCCGCACTTTAGAGAAGTACATGGCGACCTTTGGTGGAAAAACCAAACTGGGCCAGGGAAAACTGCAAAAGCGTTTAACCAAAGCCTTGGAAGAGTTTGAGAATCGTCCAGAAGCACAGATTCTAAATATCCTGACTCTAAGATCAATGAGTCAGGCAAAATATAGTCCGAACAATGTAGGACACTTTGGTTTGGGCTTTGAATACTATGCCCACTTCACATCTCCAATTCGTCGTTATCCGGATTTGATCATTCACCGCCTTCTAAAGACTCAAGTGGTGAAATCCAATCAATACCGCCTGATAAGTGAAGATGATTTGGCAAGTGCCGGGACAATTCTTTCAGCTGCCGAGCAACGCTCAACCAAAGCGGAACGCCAGGTTCAATCCATCAAGAAAGCCCGCTTCATGGAGAAATTCCTGGGTCAGGAATTTGATGGCATGATCAGCTCTGTTGCAAAATTCGGTATCTTCGTTCTTTTGCGTGAGTACGATATTGATGGCTTGGTTCGCTTGGACGATTTGGGCCACGATAAATGGGAATTCGACGAAGAGAATCTTCGCCTGACAGCAAGACGCTCTGGCATGTCTTTTAATATCGGTGACAGCATCAGAATTCAGGTTGCAGCAGCAGATCCTGAATTAGGTCAGATCAATTTCGTTAAAGCCGGCATGGAAATCAATGACGAAATGGACGAAGACATCGATGACGAAACGGGTGACAAGAAATCCCCAGCAGCCCGCTCCGCTGAAAAGTATTTGAATCGTCTGCGCAAAAAAGAAGAGCCTAAAGAGTGGCAGGGCGAGGAACGTCGTCGCGGCAATGATCGCCGTTCGAACGATCGTCGCTCCAGCCCCAATGAGAAGTCCTACAGCCTTAAAGAGGATCGCCAAGGACGTAAAGACCAAAAAAGTCGTCGTCATGAAGAGCGAGGCCCCAAACCTGCACAACGTGAAGAACGAAATCCAAATCAAAAATCCAGATTCTTTGGCGATAAACGTTCTGAACAAAAAGGTCAGGAAGAAAAAGTACAGAAAGCCCAAAAGGCTTTCCAATTCCGACCAGAAGGAGAAGAACGCAGCAAAGGACCTGACGAAAACTTGCTGCGTATGATCCTGGGGCCTTCAGAATTCCGCAAAACTCAAGGGCAGGATTCCGAAGATAAACCCAAGCTAAGCAAAAAACTGCAATTTGCAGAGCAAAGCAAAATTCGCGACAATGACGAATACTCGGAGAAGAACAGTGACAGCCTTAAAGACCGGAAGCCAAATCGGAAAGACGCTAAAAAACGCGGCGAGACTTCGAACGATCGTGGGGGTGTTCGCAAGACACGGGTTTCACAAGGTCGCGGAAAAGGTAAAACTAGGTAA
- a CDS encoding outer membrane beta-barrel protein yields the protein MRIIKIAALTLLTSSSVFAADIGGITVNGEIAFDYTYNSTGGNPTVAGGTEVPFSGAAQDGTYRLNTTQILAKKETDKLSVLARLVFNPISYESAPGSSSKNNFGILDQVEIYYKPLPNLYIGAGRFMTTMGYESVLRSENIFYGYSIGFQGITPGYGEGLRAKYIVNDLLTATLSTYNQSNYNMYGDDYTPTKTTELSANGTMGDLQWFAAYYFGKDAGTAANDRVQNAASNVWASYRITENLLAAVTYDSKTYSTDLGTSGWSDSTIGLISYKLWNNTLSARYEMIRGAMHMSEGGLAGVYNGADKVNSLTLSDKIGLSENFNAYVEFRADEADEQAFKDSDNNPTKYAHMLTLGALASF from the coding sequence GTGCGTATTATCAAAATAGCGGCTTTAACACTTCTCACCTCTTCTTCTGTATTTGCAGCGGATATTGGTGGAATTACGGTGAACGGTGAGATTGCTTTTGACTACACATACAATTCAACCGGCGGTAATCCAACGGTGGCCGGTGGCACAGAAGTTCCGTTTTCCGGGGCTGCTCAAGACGGTACATATAGACTGAACACCACGCAAATTCTGGCAAAAAAGGAAACAGACAAGCTTTCCGTGCTGGCTCGTTTGGTTTTCAATCCAATCAGCTACGAATCAGCTCCAGGCTCTTCCAGCAAAAACAATTTCGGCATCTTGGATCAAGTGGAGATCTACTACAAACCTCTCCCTAATCTTTATATTGGGGCCGGTCGCTTCATGACCACTATGGGATATGAATCAGTCTTAAGATCCGAAAATATCTTTTATGGATACTCCATTGGATTCCAAGGAATCACACCGGGTTATGGCGAAGGTTTGCGCGCAAAGTACATCGTAAACGATCTATTAACGGCAACCCTAAGCACTTACAATCAGTCCAACTATAATATGTATGGCGATGACTATACGCCGACAAAGACCACTGAATTATCTGCGAATGGAACTATGGGTGACCTTCAATGGTTCGCGGCTTACTACTTCGGTAAAGACGCTGGTACTGCAGCCAATGACCGTGTTCAAAATGCGGCTTCCAATGTTTGGGCTTCTTACAGAATCACTGAAAATCTTTTGGCGGCTGTAACCTACGACTCAAAAACATATTCCACAGACTTGGGTACGAGTGGCTGGAGTGACTCAACGATTGGCCTCATCAGCTATAAACTTTGGAATAATACATTGTCCGCTCGTTATGAAATGATCCGTGGAGCAATGCATATGTCCGAAGGTGGCTTGGCTGGTGTTTACAATGGCGCTGACAAGGTGAATTCCCTGACTCTTTCAGACAAAATCGGTTTAAGTGAAAACTTCAATGCCTACGTTGAATTCCGTGCAGATGAAGCGGATGAGCAGGCCTTCAAAGATTCTGACAATAATCCCACAAAATACGCCCACATGTTAACTTTGGGAGCGCTTGCAAGCTTCTAA
- a CDS encoding ABC1 kinase family protein → MPERMRMSFEELGPTFVKLGQLLATRPDLVPEPYTNEFEKLHDRVQPISFEIVEGVLKDEFGESLYRIFASINPEPLGSASIAQVHRARLVTGEDVVIKVQRPGIIQTINDDLNVLYLLSELLETYVPESRPFNPQAIVQEYFKTLELETDFIVEANNIRRFQENFKNDSTIKIPKVYLDLSTERVLIMEALPGMPLSAESTIREGVDSHEVIKRALQAYLRMVFTDGLFHGDLHAGNFFILNDNNIGLIDFGVVGRLNKRTQTAIANMLLALSTEDYERLAFEYVDLAPFSDRVNVDLFAKELRELIAPYYGLTLKNVNLGKLLLRSSGIAARHHINVPVELMLFFKSIVSIEGIGRKLHKDFDFLQYSLSFAGELAKTQLGPARVMDEMSQIARESRSFLNALPRQLNFYFRKINSPDHSFRLKVAELTDLKKSVESSFNLLFLGVIISSLILSSAYISVHPTENHIAGIPTMSFIGFGLAIGTSFVAFINYIKKP, encoded by the coding sequence ATGCCTGAGCGAATGCGGATGAGCTTTGAAGAACTGGGGCCCACATTCGTAAAGTTGGGCCAACTCCTTGCCACTCGTCCTGATCTGGTTCCCGAACCATATACCAACGAATTTGAAAAACTGCATGACCGGGTTCAACCCATAAGCTTTGAAATCGTCGAAGGAGTTCTTAAGGACGAATTCGGTGAGTCTCTTTATCGTATCTTTGCGAGCATTAATCCTGAGCCTCTGGGATCCGCCAGCATTGCCCAGGTCCACCGTGCCCGCCTGGTCACCGGCGAGGATGTTGTCATCAAGGTTCAACGCCCTGGTATCATCCAAACCATCAATGATGACTTGAATGTCCTGTATCTTTTGTCAGAACTGCTGGAAACCTATGTTCCTGAAAGTCGTCCCTTCAATCCTCAGGCCATTGTTCAAGAGTATTTTAAAACCCTGGAACTAGAGACGGACTTTATCGTCGAAGCCAACAACATTCGCCGCTTTCAGGAAAACTTTAAGAACGATTCCACGATCAAAATCCCCAAGGTGTATCTGGATCTGTCCACGGAACGCGTTTTGATCATGGAAGCCCTTCCAGGAATGCCTTTAAGTGCTGAAAGCACAATTCGGGAAGGCGTGGATTCCCACGAAGTGATTAAGCGTGCTTTACAGGCCTATCTGCGCATGGTCTTCACCGATGGCTTGTTCCACGGAGATCTGCACGCCGGAAACTTCTTTATTCTAAATGATAACAACATTGGCCTGATTGATTTTGGTGTGGTCGGACGCCTTAACAAACGCACTCAGACTGCGATCGCCAATATGCTATTGGCTCTATCCACTGAAGACTATGAACGCCTGGCATTCGAGTACGTGGACCTTGCGCCATTCTCGGACCGCGTGAACGTGGATCTGTTTGCCAAGGAATTGCGCGAACTGATTGCGCCTTATTACGGCCTGACACTTAAGAATGTAAACCTGGGTAAATTGCTACTTAGATCATCCGGAATAGCGGCCCGACACCACATCAATGTTCCGGTCGAGCTTATGTTGTTTTTCAAATCCATCGTATCGATTGAAGGCATCGGCAGAAAGTTGCATAAAGATTTCGACTTTCTTCAATATTCGTTATCTTTTGCTGGCGAGCTGGCAAAAACCCAATTGGGCCCGGCACGAGTCATGGATGAAATGTCTCAGATAGCCCGCGAGTCGCGCAGCTTCCTGAACGCCCTGCCAAGACAACTGAACTTTTACTTCCGCAAAATCAACAGTCCTGATCATTCCTTCAGATTGAAAGTGGCTGAATTGACTGACCTGAAAAAGTCCGTCGAGTCTTCATTCAACCTGCTTTTCCTGGGAGTGATTATTTCTTCGCTTATCTTAAGCTCAGCTTATATCTCTGTGCACCCGACTGAGAACCACATTGCGGGTATCCCCACAATGAGCTTCATCGGTTTTGGGCTTGCGATAGGAACCAGTTTCGTCGCTTTTATTAACTACATTAAGAAGCCCTAG
- a CDS encoding ABC transporter permease encodes MKRILGFLIGLVTALLLTLLAGENPFNIFMILMKSAFGSMYDFGMTLSYATPMIFCGLSVAIGFHAGMFNIGAEGQLTMAAVTAAAIGVFFPNVPFPVAPLVAFLGALAVGAFWGWVVGILKALRGSHEVIITIMMNFIAAGLASWFALKVIPNPNSQNPETAMVSSNYLFKDYDLVARLFPDTPANASLVVAIILAVLMWIFLWKTTWGFELRAVGSNPEAAQRSGISAKRMQIIAMALAGACAGFVALSEVIGSAGQYRVGFSPDYGFIGIAVALLAANNPIGVIAAGFLMGALHKGASDLDLETSTITRDFSRIIQAFIILGVAASAYWEYRVRRQRKKD; translated from the coding sequence TTGAAACGCATTCTGGGATTTTTAATTGGACTTGTTACCGCCTTGCTTTTGACCCTGCTTGCCGGGGAAAATCCATTTAATATTTTCATGATCCTCATGAAGAGTGCCTTTGGATCCATGTACGATTTTGGTATGACTTTGTCTTACGCGACTCCGATGATTTTCTGCGGACTTTCTGTGGCTATCGGATTTCACGCCGGGATGTTTAATATCGGTGCTGAAGGACAGCTGACCATGGCTGCCGTCACGGCTGCCGCTATCGGTGTTTTCTTTCCTAACGTTCCATTTCCTGTCGCTCCACTGGTCGCCTTCCTGGGCGCCTTGGCAGTAGGTGCTTTTTGGGGTTGGGTCGTTGGTATCCTAAAAGCATTGCGCGGTTCCCACGAGGTCATCATCACAATCATGATGAACTTTATTGCTGCAGGTCTTGCCAGCTGGTTCGCTCTGAAAGTGATTCCAAATCCGAACTCCCAAAATCCTGAAACGGCCATGGTCTCTTCAAATTACTTGTTTAAAGACTATGATTTGGTAGCTCGACTTTTCCCTGACACCCCCGCCAACGCCTCTTTGGTGGTTGCGATTATTTTGGCAGTTTTGATGTGGATTTTTCTCTGGAAAACCACGTGGGGCTTCGAGTTGCGGGCGGTGGGCTCAAATCCCGAAGCAGCACAACGTTCGGGTATTTCGGCAAAGCGCATGCAAATTATCGCTATGGCACTGGCCGGAGCCTGTGCTGGATTTGTCGCACTTTCTGAAGTTATCGGCAGCGCAGGTCAGTACCGTGTGGGCTTTTCTCCTGATTATGGATTTATTGGAATCGCCGTGGCTTTACTTGCCGCTAACAATCCCATTGGTGTGATCGCAGCCGGCTTTTTGATGGGCGCCCTTCACAAGGGAGCCTCTGACCTGGATCTTGAAACTTCCACAATCACCCGCGACTTCTCGCGCATCATCCAGGCATTTATCATATTGGGTGTCGCAGCCAGCGCCTATTGGGAATACCGCGTTCGCCGCCAAAGGAAGAAGGACTAA
- a CDS encoding methyl-accepting chemotaxis protein, giving the protein MKNRSLNFKMILVMSLLAGSSIAIATIGLINLQKMNDVIEILVREKSARVSMVKDIRSLFYIQLINEKNYILSNDDHGRSTVDTLMKQRHDQMEEAMDQLHAISTPAGQEELGKFKQIYETWWTNIQSIRNHVQAGNADHAEKISVTENKALRHSGEKIIDSTVDRNEGQMQHEVEKMEESYKEARLVMILVSLSAILLGSIVGGLILAGLSRSINAVIDSLSTASKEVSGASGQIATAATELSQSTTEQAASLEESVATIEELSSMIKQNSVNADSAAKFSGDTSDLARRGEAEMKSLSDSMTRIAADSKKMSEIINVIDDIAFQTNLLALNAAVEAARAGEQGKGFAVVAEAVRALSQRSATAAKDIGDLIRSSVDRISQSNTQADRSADVLAEILIAVKKVSEINQEIASASTEQSNGVTQISKALNQLDQTTQINAASSEEAAASSEELAAQAESLAHVIQTLVTAIKGSSTKSESSLTIRTRHSESLRQVS; this is encoded by the coding sequence GTGAAAAATAGAAGCTTGAATTTTAAGATGATCCTGGTGATGTCCCTGTTGGCAGGTTCATCCATAGCAATCGCTACAATCGGTCTAATCAACCTGCAAAAGATGAATGATGTTATTGAGATTCTTGTGCGCGAAAAAAGCGCTCGTGTATCAATGGTCAAGGACATCCGCTCACTTTTCTATATTCAATTGATCAACGAAAAGAACTACATCCTGTCCAACGACGATCACGGCCGCTCTACAGTAGACACATTGATGAAACAGCGTCATGACCAGATGGAGGAAGCCATGGATCAGCTTCATGCTATCTCCACACCCGCTGGGCAGGAGGAGCTGGGTAAATTCAAACAGATCTATGAAACTTGGTGGACGAACATCCAATCAATCCGCAATCACGTTCAAGCGGGCAACGCGGATCATGCCGAAAAAATCAGTGTTACTGAAAATAAAGCTCTACGCCATTCCGGGGAAAAAATAATTGATTCCACTGTGGATCGCAACGAAGGCCAGATGCAACACGAAGTTGAAAAAATGGAGGAAAGCTATAAAGAGGCACGCTTGGTTATGATTTTGGTCAGCCTCAGTGCCATTCTTCTGGGAAGTATAGTTGGTGGCTTGATCTTGGCGGGCCTGAGTAGATCCATCAATGCGGTTATAGACAGCCTCTCCACTGCCTCTAAGGAGGTGTCAGGTGCATCAGGACAGATTGCAACTGCCGCCACAGAACTTTCCCAATCAACAACGGAGCAGGCTGCCTCCCTTGAGGAGTCTGTTGCCACAATCGAAGAGCTTTCCTCTATGATCAAGCAAAACTCAGTCAACGCGGATTCTGCTGCCAAATTTTCCGGAGACACCAGCGACCTGGCTAGACGTGGTGAAGCAGAGATGAAGTCTCTATCTGATTCCATGACTCGAATCGCAGCCGATTCGAAGAAAATGTCTGAGATCATCAACGTCATTGACGATATTGCCTTTCAAACCAACCTGCTGGCCCTAAACGCAGCTGTAGAGGCGGCAAGAGCGGGAGAACAAGGTAAAGGTTTTGCTGTGGTTGCTGAAGCCGTTCGCGCCTTATCACAACGAAGCGCAACTGCCGCCAAAGATATCGGCGACCTGATTCGCTCAAGTGTGGATCGCATCAGCCAGAGTAATACTCAGGCTGACCGAAGTGCCGATGTTCTTGCTGAAATCCTGATTGCGGTTAAAAAAGTTTCCGAAATAAATCAGGAAATTGCCTCTGCAAGTACAGAACAATCCAATGGGGTTACGCAAATCTCCAAGGCTTTGAATCAATTGGATCAAACAACTCAGATCAATGCAGCCTCCTCAGAAGAAGCTGCTGCTTCATCCGAAGAACTGGCTGCTCAGGCGGAGTCATTGGCTCACGTGATTCAGACTCTCGTTACTGCAATCAAAGGCAGTTCCACTAAATCAGAGAGCAGCTTGACCATCAGAACTCGACACTCTGAAAGCCTACGTCAAGTGAGCTAG